In Tachysurus vachellii isolate PV-2020 chromosome 3, HZAU_Pvac_v1, whole genome shotgun sequence, one genomic interval encodes:
- the ppat gene encoding amidophosphoribosyltransferase, which yields MEFEESGIGEECGVFGCVAAGEWPTQLEVAQIITLGLVALQHRGQESAGIVTSNGSSPPTYTTLKGMGLVSSAFKPEDLLKLRYGNLGIGHTRYSTTGMSELQNCQPFVVDTLHGKIAVAHNGELVNAAALRRKVMRHGVGLSTSSDSELITQLLCLTPPMEEVDNPDWVARIKNLMTEAPTAYSLLIMHKDVIYAVRDPYGNRPLSIGRLVPISKLHSSGGGEGDTEGWVVSSESCSFQSIGAKYYREVQPGEIVQISKHGVKSLNIIPRPERDPPAFCIFEYVYFARPDSIFEGQMVYTVRQRCGRQLAIEAPTDADVVSTVPESATPAALGYAQVSGLPYVEVLCKNRYVGRTFIQPNTRLRQLGVAKKFGALTDNFSGKRVVLVDDSIVRGNTISPIIKLLKEAGATEVHIRVASPPIRFPCYMGINIPTKEELIANKPEFKDIANYIGATSVRYLSVEGLVSAVQSGIETCDKKQISSSSKASTKLGHCTACLTGKYPVELEW from the exons GGGCCAAGAAAGTGCAGGCATTGTTACAAGTAATGGCTCCAGTCCACCTACATACACCACCCTCAAG GGCATGGGGTTAGTCAGCTCAGCTTTTAAACCTGAAGATTTGCTGAAGCTGCGATATGGTAACTTGGGGATCGGACACACACGTTATTCCACCACAGGAATGTCAGAGCTGCAAAACTGCCAGCCGTTTGTGGTAGACACTCTGCACGGCAAGATTGCCGTGGCACACAACGGAGAACTCGTCAACGCTGCTGCACTGCGCAGAAAG GTGATGAGACATGGTGTAGGTCTTTCCACTAGTTCGGACAGCGAGCTCATTACTCAGCTGCTCTGTCTGACTCCGCCAATGGAGGAGGTTGACAATCCTGATTGGGTAGCACG cATTAAGAACTTGATGACTGAGGCTCCAACAGCGTACTCCTTGCTGATAATGCACAAAGACGTGATCTACGCTGTGCGAGACCCGTACGGCAACAGACCGCTGTCTATCGGACGGCTGGTGCCCATCTCCAAACTACACAGCTCTG GAGGTGGAGAAGGAGACACAGAAGGCTGGGTTGTCTCCTCAGAATCCTGCAGCTTCCAGTCCATCGGCGCCAA GTATTACCGTGAAGTCCAACCTGGAGAAATCGTGCAGATCTCCAAACATGGGGTCAAGAGCCTGAACATAATCCCCCGTCCCGAGCGAGATCCTCCAGCTTTCTGTATATTTGAGTATGTCTACTTTGCCAGGCCAGACTCCATATTTGAAG GTCAGATGGTTTATACAGTCAGGCAACGCTGTGGACGCCAGCTGGCCATCGAGGCCCCGACTGATGCGGACGTGGTCAGTACAGTGCCCGAGTCTGCGACTCCAGCTGCTTTAGGATACGCACAAGTG TCTGGCCTGCCCTATGTCGAGGTCCTGTGTAAAAACCGCTACGTCGGCAGGACGTTTATTCAACCAAATACTCGTTTGCGTCAGCTCGGGGTGGCTAAGAAATTTGGGGCGCTGACGGACAACTTTTCTGGCAAACGAGTTGTTCTCGTCGATGATTCTATCGTGAGAGGCAACACCATCTCGCCCATCATTAAACTGCTCAAGGAGGCCGGAGCAACAGAG GTCCACATTCGTGTGGCGTCTCCTCCGATTCGGTTCCCCTGCTACATGGGCATCAACATTCCTACCAAAGAAGAGCTTATTGCTAACAAACCAGAGTTCAAGGACATTGCAAACTATATTG GAGCCACCAGTGTGCGTTACCTGTCCGTCGAGGGCCTTGTGTCTGCAGTTCAGAGTGGGATCGAGACATGCGACAAGAAGCAGATCAGCTCCAGCAGCAAAGCTAGCACAAAACTGGGTCACTGTACAGCCTGCCTGACTGGTAAATACCCCGTCGAGCTGGAGTGGTGA